In Aliarcobacter faecis, a genomic segment contains:
- a CDS encoding HpcH/HpaI aldolase/citrate lyase family protein, translated as MTHPKEALFESGKSLPIIPTCEHFAGSEKLILKGFEMQKKLGPVFDITCDCEDGAETGKEVEHAQMIVRVVNSEANPYKMAGTRIHDHSHPDWRQDVDILVPGAGENLAYITLPKSTCYEDAKTQIEYIQEVAKKAGIKKEIPIHVLIETHGALQDVEKIATLPWLQVLDFGLMDFVSGYQGAIPAINMRSPGQFDHRLIGAAKAKVAQAAIQNCVIPAHNVTLDLKNPYQTYKDAERARNEFGFMRMWSIYPTQVQAIVDAMRPDFTELEAAQNILIKAQDAEWGPIQYDGELHDRATYRYFWELVQRAKYSGVKLQDEAEKRFFA; from the coding sequence ATGACACACCCAAAAGAAGCTTTATTTGAATCTGGTAAATCTTTACCAATTATTCCAACTTGTGAACACTTTGCAGGAAGTGAAAAACTAATCCTAAAAGGTTTTGAAATGCAAAAAAAACTGGGACCAGTTTTTGACATTACTTGCGATTGTGAAGATGGTGCAGAGACAGGAAAAGAAGTTGAACATGCTCAAATGATAGTAAGAGTTGTAAACTCTGAAGCAAATCCATATAAAATGGCTGGTACTAGAATTCACGATCATTCACACCCAGATTGGAGACAAGATGTTGATATCTTAGTTCCTGGTGCTGGAGAAAATTTAGCATACATTACTCTACCAAAATCAACTTGTTATGAAGATGCAAAAACTCAAATTGAGTATATTCAAGAAGTAGCAAAAAAAGCTGGAATTAAAAAAGAGATTCCAATTCACGTTTTAATTGAAACTCATGGAGCATTACAAGATGTTGAAAAAATCGCAACTTTACCTTGGTTACAAGTTTTAGATTTTGGTTTAATGGATTTCGTTTCAGGATATCAAGGAGCAATTCCAGCAATAAATATGAGAAGTCCTGGGCAATTTGACCATAGATTAATCGGAGCTGCAAAAGCAAAAGTTGCACAAGCTGCTATTCAAAATTGTGTAATCCCAGCACATAATGTAACTTTAGATTTAAAAAATCCATACCAAACATATAAAGATGCTGAAAGAGCAAGAAATGAGTTTGGATTTATGAGAATGTGGTCAATTTATCCAACACAAGTTCAAGCTATTGTTGATGCAATGAGACCAGATTTTACAGAACTTGAAGCTGCACAAAATATCTTAATCAAAGCTCAAGATGCTGAGTGGGGACCAATTCAATATGATGGAGAGTTACACGATAGAGCAACTTATAGATATTTTTGGGAATTAGTTCAAAGAGCTAAATATTCAGGTGTTAAATTACAAGATGAAGCAGAAAAAAGATTTTTTGCTTAA
- a CDS encoding MaoC family dehydratase gives MSKINYGNYFEDFSIGQKIIHPLPRTVSEGDVSLYIAFTGSRFSLHSSDIVAKEIGYKKRPIDDILMFHLTFGKSVQDISLNAIANLGYAEISFPNPVFVGDTVSMTSTVIGLKENSNGKSGVVYVHSIGINQDGNEVLNFKRWVMVHKKDLSTLSEINIVPTFEKTTPILDNINIPTIGAIDVNASGGEYFFEDYEVGERLNHPEGITIDNSDHTLATKLYQNNAKVHFNEHMMKSTPMGQRLMYGGIIISMARAISFNGLQNAQWVYAINSGNHCNPTYAGDTIYAYTEILEKIEHKREDIGLLRLRTIALKNQNPTEIENAKGEDGKYLSNVVLDLDYTVVIPKKSTKK, from the coding sequence TTGTCAAAAATAAATTATGGTAACTATTTTGAAGATTTTAGTATTGGACAAAAAATAATCCATCCACTCCCTAGAACAGTAAGTGAAGGTGATGTATCTTTATACATCGCTTTTACTGGTTCGCGATTCTCACTACATTCAAGTGATATAGTGGCAAAAGAGATTGGATATAAAAAAAGACCAATTGATGATATTTTAATGTTTCACTTAACATTTGGAAAAAGTGTTCAAGATATATCTTTAAATGCTATTGCAAATTTAGGTTATGCTGAAATATCTTTTCCAAACCCTGTTTTTGTTGGAGATACTGTTAGTATGACTTCAACAGTAATTGGATTAAAAGAGAATTCAAATGGAAAAAGTGGAGTTGTTTATGTTCACTCTATTGGAATAAATCAAGATGGAAATGAAGTTCTAAACTTTAAAAGATGGGTAATGGTTCATAAAAAAGACCTCTCAACTTTAAGTGAAATAAACATTGTTCCCACTTTTGAAAAAACTACACCAATTTTAGACAACATCAATATCCCAACTATTGGTGCTATTGATGTTAATGCTAGTGGTGGAGAGTATTTCTTTGAAGATTATGAAGTAGGAGAAAGGTTAAATCATCCTGAAGGAATTACAATAGATAATAGTGATCACACACTTGCAACAAAGCTTTATCAAAATAATGCGAAAGTACACTTCAATGAGCATATGATGAAATCTACTCCTATGGGACAAAGATTAATGTATGGTGGAATTATCATCTCTATGGCAAGAGCTATCTCTTTTAATGGGCTACAAAATGCTCAATGGGTATATGCTATAAATAGTGGAAATCATTGTAATCCAACTTATGCGGGGGATACAATCTATGCTTATACAGAAATTTTAGAGAAAATAGAGCATAAAAGAGAGGATATTGGACTTTTAAGATTAAGAACTATTGCTCTTAAAAATCAAAATCCAACAGAGATAGAAAATGCAAAAGGTGAAGATGGTAAATATCTTTCAAATGTTGTACTAGATTTAGATTATACTGTTGTAATCCCAAAAAAATCTACAAAAAAATAA